Proteins from a single region of Euleptes europaea isolate rEulEur1 chromosome 21, rEulEur1.hap1, whole genome shotgun sequence:
- the TMEM11 gene encoding transmembrane protein 11, mitochondrial, producing MAAWGRRRAGPGSSSGGGGGRERSINPSKHRLFSVGNLGGSEAINAAKASREECQLVSFPVQLCLSSRRVALSATDCYIVHEIYNGENAQDQFEYELEQALEAQYKYIVIEPTRIGDETARWITVGNCLHKTAVLAGTACLFTPLVVPADYSHYISLPAGVLSIACCTLYGISWQFDPCCKYQVEYNAYKLSRLPLHTLTSSTPVVLVRKDDLHRKRLHNTIALAALVYCVKKIYELYAV from the coding sequence AAGCATAAATCCGTCTAAGCACAGGCTTTTCAGTGTAGGAAACTTAGGAGGTTCAGAGGCCATAAATGCAGCCAAGGCCAGCCGAGAGGAATGCCAACTGGTGAGTTTCCCAGTTCAACTCTGCCTTTCTTCCCGCAGGGTCGCCTTGTCTGCCACGGACTGTTACATAGTTCACGAAATCTACAACGGTGAAAACGCGCAGGACCAGTTTGAGTACGAGCTGGAGCAGGCCTTGGAGGCCCAGTACAAGTACATCGTGATCGAGCCCACGCGCATCGGGGACGAGACGGCCCGCTGGATCACCGTCGGCAACTGCCTGCACAAGACGGCCGTGCTGGCGGGCACCGCCTGCCTCTTCAcccccctggtggtccctgccgaCTATTCCCACTACATCTCCTTGCCCGCCGGCGTGCTGAGCATAGCCTGCTGCACCCTCTATGGGATCTCCTGGCAGTTCGACCCCTGCTGCAAGTACCAAGTGGAGTACAACGCCTATAAACTCTCCCGCCTGCCCCTGCACACGCTCACCTCCTCCACTCCCGTGGTTCTGGTGCGGAAGGATGACCTGCACAGAAAGAGACTGCATAACACGATAGCCCTGGCTGCCCTGGTGTACTGTGTAAAGAAGATTTATGAACTCTACGCCGTATGA